In one Lycium barbarum isolate Lr01 chromosome 7, ASM1917538v2, whole genome shotgun sequence genomic region, the following are encoded:
- the LOC132601803 gene encoding 21 kDa seed protein-like, whose translation MTGFSASIKSKAVTPKDNWRTIRENAVINIKFDLDTHSCANLTVWKIDNYPKPVEPYTTSTGAELGNPLDVNSWFQIWPLVSSMYKIVFCPEKFHCENVGVSGNSVGYWRLALQANPKAFVFKRDKRIGMEIV comes from the exons ATGACTGGATTTAGTGCCTCCATTAAAA GTAAAGCAGTCACCCCTAAAGATAACTGGAGGACCATTAGGGAGAACGCTGTGATAAACATCAAATTCGATCTTGACACTCATTCTTGTGCTAACCTAACCGTGTGGAAGATCGACAACTATCCTAAACCGGTGGAGCCATACACTACAAGCAcag GTGCAGAGTTGGGAAATCCGCTAGACGTGAACAGCTGGTTTCAAATTTGGCCTCTCGTCAGCTCGATGTATAAGATAGTATTCTGTCCAGAGAAGTTCCATTGCGAAAATGTTGGCGTCTCAGGGAATAGTGTTGGATATTGGCGTTTGGCTCTCCAAGCTAATCCAAAGGCCTTTGTGTTCAAACGTGATAAGAGAATTGGGATGGAAATTGTGTAA